Proteins encoded together in one Roseibacterium elongatum DSM 19469 window:
- the flhB gene encoding flagellar type III secretion system protein FlhB, with protein MSEAEKPADKPHEPTPRKLEDARKKGEIPRSADLNTAVTYGGFLLAGAMLAPWLVQTLGDLMRASLGQADRMAAVILAPGGTTTAAAVIGPVILALGALITVPAGVLLVTLFGQRGLLFSPAKLEPKLSRISPISNAQQKYGAQGLFQFAKSAVKLSVVSLLLALYLWARAEPIMTSIYAAPGQVMLLLGRLVLDFLIAVTGMSAVIGGIDWLWEWQQHQTKNRMSRQELMDEAKTAEGDPHMKQERRQRGQAIAMNRMLGDVPKADVVIVNPTHYAVALQWDRARGGVPICLAKGVDSIAARIRERAAEAGVPIFSDSPDGPRPLCRDRDRGGDRTGPLPGGGGGDPLCGSDASEGAAEGASVKRPDPRLEQLCAVSRLLADCAQAPVTAARTARDIIKGRIEAMAAHRRQLMQSATDPVLAATMLAQAERLRQAQAREMMALARAEARLATAQKAAARAVGRKHALAELQRKDVARHKRHAARRRNYG; from the coding sequence ATGAGCGAGGCGGAAAAACCGGCGGACAAGCCACACGAGCCGACGCCGCGCAAACTCGAGGACGCCCGCAAAAAGGGCGAGATCCCGCGATCGGCCGACCTGAACACCGCGGTGACCTATGGCGGGTTCCTTCTGGCGGGGGCCATGCTTGCCCCGTGGCTTGTTCAGACACTGGGCGATCTGATGCGCGCAAGCCTGGGCCAGGCCGACCGTATGGCCGCGGTGATCCTGGCACCCGGCGGCACCACGACGGCGGCCGCGGTCATCGGCCCGGTAATCCTTGCGCTTGGCGCGCTGATCACCGTGCCCGCCGGGGTGTTGCTGGTCACCCTCTTCGGGCAACGGGGCCTTCTGTTCAGCCCGGCCAAGCTCGAGCCGAAACTGTCGCGGATCTCGCCGATCTCGAACGCGCAGCAAAAATACGGCGCGCAGGGCCTGTTCCAGTTTGCCAAATCGGCGGTCAAGCTGTCGGTCGTCTCGCTCCTGCTGGCGCTGTATCTCTGGGCCCGGGCCGAACCGATCATGACCTCGATCTATGCCGCCCCGGGACAGGTCATGCTGTTGCTGGGTCGCCTCGTGCTGGATTTCCTGATCGCGGTGACCGGGATGTCCGCCGTGATCGGCGGGATCGACTGGCTTTGGGAATGGCAGCAGCATCAGACGAAGAACCGCATGTCGCGACAGGAACTGATGGACGAGGCGAAAACCGCCGAGGGCGACCCGCACATGAAGCAGGAGCGTCGCCAGAGGGGCCAGGCCATCGCCATGAACCGCATGCTGGGCGATGTGCCAAAGGCCGATGTCGTGATCGTGAACCCGACCCATTACGCCGTCGCGCTGCAATGGGATCGTGCCAGGGGCGGCGTTCCGATCTGTCTCGCCAAGGGCGTGGACAGCATCGCGGCCCGGATCCGGGAACGCGCGGCCGAGGCCGGTGTGCCCATCTTTTCGGACTCCCCCGACGGCCCGCGCCCTTTATGCCGGGATCGAGATCGGGGCGGCGATCGAACCGGACCATTACCGGGCGGTGGCGGCGGCGATCCGCTTTGCGGATCTGATGCGTCAGAAGGCGCGGCGGAGGGCGCGTCCGTGAAACGGCCCGATCCGCGCCTCGAACAGCTCTGCGCCGTTTCGCGCCTCTTGGCGGATTGCGCCCAGGCCCCGGTGACCGCGGCGCGGACCGCGCGCGACATCATCAAGGGCAGGATCGAGGCGATGGCCGCGCACCGGCGGCAATTGATGCAATCCGCCACCGACCCGGTGCTGGCCGCGACCATGCTGGCACAGGCGGAACGTTTGCGGCAGGCGCAAGCCCGGGAAATGATGGCGCTGGCCCGTGCCGAGGCCCGGCTGGCCACGGCCCAAAAGGCCGCGGCCCGCGCCGTCGGGCGCAAACATGCCCTGGCCGAGTTGCAGCGGAAGGACGTGGCCCGGCACAAACGCCACGCGGCGCGGCGACGAAATTACGGGTAG
- the flgA gene encoding flagellar basal body P-ring formation chaperone FlgA — MRWLVFLLLAMQPAAAETVIAAGTIRGQQLIGPMDVALAEGTTPGALSELSQAIGMEARVNLYPGRPIRAGDLRPPAIVERNAIITLRYDAGGLLIVTEGRALDRAARGEALRVLNLSSRNTVTAVAAAPGLAIVGPLP, encoded by the coding sequence ATGCGCTGGCTGGTTTTCCTGCTGCTCGCGATGCAGCCCGCCGCCGCCGAGACCGTGATCGCCGCGGGCACGATCCGCGGTCAGCAGTTGATCGGCCCGATGGATGTGGCCCTGGCCGAGGGGACGACGCCCGGCGCGCTTTCCGAATTGTCGCAGGCCATCGGCATGGAGGCGCGGGTCAATCTTTATCCGGGCCGCCCGATCCGCGCCGGGGACCTGCGGCCACCGGCCATCGTCGAACGCAACGCGATCATCACGCTGCGCTACGACGCGGGCGGCCTGTTGATCGTGACCGAGGGCCGCGCCCTGGATCGCGCCGCCCGGGGTGAAGCGCTGCGCGTGCTGAACCTGTCTTCCCGAAACACCGTGACCGCCGTGGCCGCCGCGCCCGGCCTTGCCATTGTCGGACCTTTGCCATGA
- the flgH gene encoding flagellar basal body L-ring protein FlgH, translated as MTRFPSRALLVSLLCLAAACGRIAEVGQVPDLSTPISGNEVFAMSVTPMPEAVEHPARHRGASLWASGRQSLLGDRRAGQRGDILTVVIEIDDSAEISNSSERGRSGSEQMGVTGLFGLPELADVELPDGASMSGAVDTGSSSRYAGDGAVRRNEELTLRIAATITDVLQNGVLRLEGSQEVRVNHELRELLVSGYVRPEDISRQNEVAYDRIAAARISYGGRGQISDVQQPRYGQQITDILLPF; from the coding sequence ATGACCCGTTTCCCCTCCCGTGCCCTCCTCGTTTCGCTCTTGTGCCTGGCCGCCGCCTGCGGCCGCATCGCCGAGGTCGGGCAGGTGCCCGATCTCAGCACGCCCATATCCGGCAACGAGGTGTTCGCCATGAGCGTGACCCCCATGCCCGAGGCGGTCGAGCACCCGGCCCGGCATCGGGGCGCGTCGCTCTGGGCGTCGGGGCGACAATCCCTGCTCGGCGACCGCCGCGCAGGTCAGCGCGGCGATATTCTGACGGTCGTGATCGAAATCGATGACAGCGCCGAGATATCGAACAGTTCCGAACGCGGGCGATCGGGATCCGAACAGATGGGCGTCACCGGATTGTTCGGCTTGCCGGAGCTGGCCGACGTGGAATTGCCCGATGGCGCTTCGATGTCGGGGGCGGTCGATACCGGCTCGAGCAGTCGATATGCCGGTGACGGCGCGGTGCGCCGCAACGAGGAACTGACCCTGCGCATTGCCGCCACGATTACCGATGTGCTGCAGAACGGCGTTCTGCGCCTTGAGGGCAGCCAGGAGGTGCGCGTCAACCACGAGCTGCGGGAGCTTCTGGTCTCTGGCTACGTGCGGCCCGAGGACATCTCGCGCCAGAACGAGGTTGCCTATGACCGGATCGCGGCGGCGCGCATTTCCTATGGCGGCCGCGGTCAGATCAGCGATGTGCAGCAGCCGCGCTACGGCCAGCAGATCACCGATATCCTGCTGCCGTTCTGA
- a CDS encoding flagellar basal body-associated FliL family protein: MLRILIPILLLLVGLAGGIGAGMILGGAPPEAAADGAPDPVAPPAPPTDAAAGPAQGTSTIRVTPAGADTEYVRLNNQFIVPIIRHGMVRSLVVMALTLEVFTGDNELVFEHEPRLRDSFLRVMFAHANAGGFDGSFTEAAAMEPLRIGLREAAMQVLGDSVHDVLIVDITRQDA, translated from the coding sequence ATGCTGCGTATCCTGATCCCGATTCTGCTCTTGCTCGTTGGCCTGGCCGGGGGCATCGGCGCGGGCATGATCCTTGGTGGCGCCCCGCCCGAGGCAGCCGCCGATGGCGCGCCCGATCCCGTCGCGCCGCCCGCGCCCCCCACGGATGCCGCCGCCGGCCCGGCGCAGGGCACAAGCACGATCCGGGTCACGCCCGCCGGCGCCGATACGGAATATGTGCGGCTGAACAACCAGTTCATCGTTCCGATCATCCGGCACGGCATGGTGCGCTCGCTCGTTGTCATGGCCCTGACGCTCGAGGTGTTCACCGGCGACAATGAACTGGTGTTCGAACACGAGCCGCGCCTGCGGGATTCGTTCCTGCGGGTGATGTTCGCGCATGCAAACGCCGGCGGGTTCGACGGCAGTTTCACCGAGGCCGCGGCGATGGAGCCGTTGCGCATCGGCCTGCGCGAGGCGGCGATGCAGGTGCTGGGCGACTCGGTCCATGATGTGCTGATCGTGGATATCACGCGGCAGGACGCCTGA
- a CDS encoding flagellar biosynthetic protein FliR, producing MIELLQQLLGLTQLWLATAFAVFLRVGAAFLVLPALGDQMIPVRIRLGAALALSVFLTPLMIGELGGLGPGAPPIRAFFSEAVAGLILGLSLRLTVHALQIAGSIAAQSTSLSQIMGGASPDPQPAMGAILMLAGVTLALISGLHVHLVESFLRSYALLPFGDLPGARDLGGWGVAKVADSFALAFSLAAPFMVASLLYNVALGVINKAMPQLMVAFVGAPAITWGGLALLLVSMPFILPIWLASFEGALSNPLGAP from the coding sequence ATGATCGAGCTGCTGCAACAACTGCTGGGCCTGACCCAGCTGTGGCTGGCCACCGCATTCGCGGTATTTCTCAGGGTGGGGGCGGCGTTTCTGGTCCTGCCGGCATTGGGGGACCAGATGATCCCGGTGCGGATCCGCCTGGGCGCGGCGCTGGCGCTGAGCGTTTTCCTGACACCGCTGATGATCGGGGAGCTGGGCGGCCTCGGGCCGGGCGCGCCGCCGATCCGGGCCTTTTTCAGCGAGGCCGTGGCCGGCCTGATCCTCGGGCTGTCACTCCGGCTGACGGTCCATGCCTTGCAGATCGCCGGCAGCATCGCCGCGCAATCCACGTCGCTCAGCCAGATCATGGGTGGGGCCTCGCCCGATCCGCAACCGGCGATGGGGGCGATCCTGATGCTGGCCGGCGTCACCCTGGCGCTGATCTCGGGGCTCCATGTCCACCTGGTGGAGAGCTTTCTGCGCTCTTACGCGCTGCTGCCCTTCGGCGATCTGCCCGGCGCGCGCGATCTGGGCGGATGGGGCGTCGCCAAGGTGGCGGACAGTTTTGCCCTCGCCTTTTCGCTGGCCGCGCCGTTCATGGTCGCGTCGCTGCTCTACAATGTGGCGCTTGGCGTCATCAACAAGGCCATGCCGCAGTTGATGGTGGCCTTTGTCGGGGCGCCGGCCATCACCTGGGGCGGGTTGGCCCTGCTGCTTGTGTCCATGCCCTTCATCCTGCCGATCTGGCTGGCGAGCTTCGAGGGCGCGCTGTCAAACCCGTTGGGGGCCCCCTGA
- the flhA gene encoding flagellar biosynthesis protein FlhA, translating into MKRIEVLFQPTILFALALMTVIVMMILPVPSFVLDIGLAASFGLAILIFTVTLFIERPLDFSSFPTVLLASLMLRLSLNVSSTKLIIGQGHTGTGAAGGVIEGFAMFVIGGSVVMGLVIFCVLLIVNFIVINKGAARMAEVGARFALDGMPGKQLAIDSDMAAGAIDHAEAKRRRETEQAETTFFGSLDGASKFVKGDAIAGLLITMLNLVVGLIIGTTMHGMPLAQAFETYSILTVGDGLVSQIPAVIIAIASALLLARGGATGATDSALLSQLGKHPSALATVGILMGVFALVPGLPFLPFVLGALALGGAAYLRHRALTAEGEGAADAAPPPAPPEEKIGDLLDVDDIHVEFAPDLVALALDPATGLDARIRNMREHVARGFGLILPEVRLTDRGDLPSGTYAIRLLGVEHASARLQPDRVLVLAGDDAQDLPQGEDVEEPVYGAPARWILPEDRERAALMGLTVVSPSEVLATHLLEVIKRNLDRLLTFKTLQRQLDAVVALSDGTRSEENRRLLDEMVPDKVPLDLLHAILRLLLAEQVSIRNLPLILEAIAEARSGAAQPELICEHVRQRLGFQLINDLKRADGTLPLVQLANEWEDVFLRHQVGGETTLPEVALPPDQFNALAKSVGEKVAQATAKGSYPAVVTSSLRRRFLHTVLTARGISNPVLSFEEIGLEAKPALVGLAAP; encoded by the coding sequence ATGAAACGGATCGAGGTGCTTTTCCAGCCCACCATCCTGTTCGCCCTGGCCCTGATGACGGTCATCGTGATGATGATCCTGCCGGTGCCCAGCTTCGTGCTCGACATCGGGCTGGCGGCCTCGTTCGGCCTCGCCATCCTGATCTTCACCGTGACGCTGTTCATCGAACGCCCCTTGGATTTTTCATCCTTCCCGACGGTCTTGCTGGCCTCGCTGATGCTGCGCCTGTCGCTGAACGTGTCCTCCACGAAACTCATCATCGGGCAGGGGCATACCGGGACGGGGGCGGCGGGCGGCGTCATCGAGGGGTTCGCAATGTTCGTGATCGGCGGCTCGGTGGTGATGGGCCTGGTGATTTTCTGCGTCTTGCTGATCGTGAATTTCATCGTGATCAACAAAGGCGCCGCGCGCATGGCCGAGGTGGGCGCGCGGTTCGCCCTCGACGGGATGCCGGGAAAACAACTGGCCATCGACAGCGACATGGCCGCCGGGGCGATCGACCATGCCGAGGCCAAGCGCCGGCGCGAAACCGAACAGGCCGAAACCACCTTTTTCGGGTCGCTCGACGGGGCCTCGAAATTCGTCAAGGGCGATGCCATCGCGGGCCTTCTGATCACGATGCTGAACCTTGTCGTGGGGCTGATCATCGGGACGACCATGCATGGCATGCCCTTGGCGCAGGCGTTCGAAACCTACTCGATCCTGACGGTGGGCGACGGGCTGGTCAGCCAGATTCCCGCCGTCATCATCGCCATCGCCTCGGCCCTGCTGCTGGCGCGGGGCGGGGCTACGGGCGCCACCGACAGCGCCCTGCTCAGCCAGTTGGGCAAACACCCCTCTGCGCTGGCGACCGTGGGCATTCTGATGGGGGTCTTCGCGCTTGTCCCCGGCCTTCCGTTTCTGCCCTTCGTCCTTGGCGCCCTGGCCCTGGGCGGGGCCGCCTATCTGCGTCACCGGGCGCTCACCGCCGAGGGGGAAGGCGCCGCCGACGCTGCGCCACCCCCCGCCCCGCCCGAAGAGAAGATCGGCGATCTCCTCGATGTCGACGACATCCACGTGGAATTCGCCCCCGACCTCGTGGCGCTGGCGCTCGACCCGGCCACGGGCCTTGACGCCCGCATTCGCAACATGCGCGAGCATGTGGCCCGCGGCTTTGGCCTGATCCTGCCCGAGGTGCGCCTGACCGACCGGGGTGACCTGCCATCCGGCACTTATGCCATTCGCCTTCTCGGGGTCGAACATGCCTCGGCGCGGTTGCAGCCGGACCGTGTGCTGGTCCTGGCCGGGGACGACGCACAGGACCTTCCGCAGGGCGAAGATGTCGAAGAACCTGTCTACGGCGCCCCGGCCCGCTGGATCCTGCCCGAAGATCGCGAACGCGCGGCGCTGATGGGCCTGACGGTGGTGTCCCCGTCCGAGGTTCTGGCGACCCATCTGCTTGAGGTCATCAAGCGCAATCTCGACCGGCTCCTCACCTTTAAGACGCTGCAGCGGCAGCTCGATGCCGTCGTGGCGCTTTCCGACGGCACCCGATCCGAGGAAAACCGCCGCCTCCTCGACGAGATGGTGCCCGACAAGGTGCCGCTCGACCTGCTGCATGCGATCCTGCGTCTGCTGCTGGCCGAGCAGGTCTCGATCCGGAACCTGCCACTGATCCTCGAGGCCATCGCCGAGGCGCGCAGCGGCGCGGCCCAGCCCGAGTTGATCTGTGAACATGTGCGCCAACGCCTGGGGTTCCAGTTGATTAACGATCTCAAGCGGGCCGATGGCACCCTGCCTCTCGTGCAACTCGCCAATGAATGGGAGGATGTCTTCCTGCGCCACCAGGTCGGCGGCGAGACCACCCTGCCCGAGGTCGCCCTGCCCCCGGATCAGTTCAACGCGCTGGCGAAATCGGTCGGCGAAAAGGTGGCGCAGGCCACGGCCAAGGGCAGCTATCCCGCGGTCGTGACCTCGTCCCTGCGGCGCCGGTTCCTGCATACCGTTCTGACGGCGCGGGGCATTTCGAACCCGGTCTTGTCCTTCGAGGAGATCGGGCTCGAGGCCAAACCCGCCCTTGTCGGGCTGGCGGCCCCATGA
- a CDS encoding transglycosylase SLT domain-containing protein, translated as MRASVVRVHHAHAGTRRRMATRGRWRADLRRACAAVLAALAMVAGVSAQGTPPAALGAAGVTDCDAAARIAARETGVPRDILFLIARLESGRGRDGQLAPWPWTLNIAGRGYWIDTHHEALARLQAYLSTGRRNVDVGCFQVNHRWHAEGFASAAAMLDPLANARYAARFLARLHRELGDWTAAVAAYHSRTPDHAARYLDRYRALRARFTPPVGAEPSGEREPAQPRRGPRPAAPLSMARRPPLSVLAGRSAAPFLIAPNASPLPRMLP; from the coding sequence ATGAGGGCCAGCGTCGTCAGAGTCCATCACGCCCATGCCGGCACAAGACGGCGCATGGCGACGCGCGGCCGTTGGCGTGCAGACCTTCGGCGCGCCTGCGCCGCCGTCCTCGCAGCCTTGGCAATGGTGGCCGGGGTGTCGGCCCAGGGCACCCCACCGGCGGCTCTCGGCGCCGCAGGGGTCACCGATTGCGACGCGGCGGCCCGGATCGCCGCACGCGAAACCGGCGTGCCGCGTGATATCCTGTTTCTCATCGCCCGACTCGAGTCAGGGCGCGGGCGCGATGGCCAGTTGGCGCCATGGCCCTGGACGTTGAACATCGCCGGCCGGGGATACTGGATCGACACGCACCACGAGGCCCTGGCACGCTTGCAAGCCTACCTGTCCACAGGGCGGCGCAATGTCGATGTCGGTTGTTTCCAGGTGAACCACAGGTGGCACGCGGAGGGCTTCGCTTCGGCTGCCGCGATGCTCGATCCTTTGGCCAATGCACGCTACGCGGCCCGGTTTCTTGCCCGGCTCCATCGCGAATTGGGCGATTGGACGGCGGCAGTTGCAGCCTATCACTCGCGCACACCGGACCATGCCGCGCGATACCTTGACCGCTACCGGGCGCTGCGCGCGCGCTTCACACCCCCCGTCGGCGCCGAGCCGTCCGGGGAACGCGAACCGGCGCAACCGCGCCGTGGCCCTCGGCCCGCCGCGCCCCTTTCCATGGCGCGCCGCCCGCCCCTGTCGGTGCTGGCAGGGCGCAGTGCGGCCCCCTTCCTGATCGCGCCCAATGCGTCGCCCTTGCCAAGGATGCTGCCATGA